A genome region from Triticum aestivum cultivar Chinese Spring chromosome 2B, IWGSC CS RefSeq v2.1, whole genome shotgun sequence includes the following:
- the LOC123046095 gene encoding uncharacterized protein yields MAGSARSAAAKHAYRMFTPSRSAASRGSPGSAADEFDESDVWGSFGAADSGPADLARARTIPSSARASGRKKPLDHATAGAGAVPGSLPMSIPDWQKILGVEYRDHHAGEWELYGDDDDDYGKVGAGCRSGSVVPPHELAWRGRAASLSVHEGIGRTLKGRDLSRVRDAVWKRTGFED; encoded by the coding sequence ATGGCCGGGAGCGCGAGGTCGGCGGCCGCGAAGCACGCGTACCGGATGTTCACGCCGTCCCGGAGCGCGGCGTCGCGGGGCAGCCCCGGCAGCGCGGCGGACGAGTTCGACGAGTCGGACGTCTGGGGGTCGTTCGGTGCGGCGGACTCCGGCCCCGCGGACCTCGCGCGCGCTCGCACGATCCCGTCGTCCGCCCGCGCCAGCGGCCGGAAGAAGCCGCTGGACCATGCCACCGCGGGCGCCGGCGCCGTGCCCGGGTCGCTGCCGATGAGCATCCCGGACTGGCAGAAGATCCTGGGGGTCGAGTACAGGGACCACCACGCCGGCGAGTGGGAGCTctacggcgacgatgacgacgactaCGGCAAGGTGGGCGCCGGCTGCCGGAGCGGCTCGGTGGTGCCGCCGCACGAGCTGGCGTGGCGCGGCCGCGCCGCGTCCCTGTCGGTGCACGAGGGGATCGGCAGGACGCTCAAGGGGCGCGACCTCAGCCGCGTCCGGGACGCCGTCTGGAAGAGGACCGGCTTCGAGGACTGA